One Agrococcus jenensis genomic region harbors:
- a CDS encoding acetyl/propionyl/methylcrotonyl-CoA carboxylase subunit alpha, which translates to MPRITKVLIANRGEIAVRIIRAARDAGIGSVAVYAEPDRDAQHVHLADEAYSLTGSTSAESYLVIDKILSVARRSGADAVHPGYGFLAENADFARACIDAGLIWIGPSPTAIEQLGDKVSARRIAESVGAPLAPGTINPVSGADEVLEFVDQHGLPVAIKAAFGGGGRGLKVARTREEVAQQFDSATREAVAAFGRGECFVEKYLDKPRHVETQCLADAHGNVVVVSTRDCSLQRRHQKLVEEAPAPFISAEQDAELRRASKEILRAASYVGAGTCEFLIGADGTISFLEVNTRLQVEHPVSEEVTGIDLVREQFRIAEGEALGYDDPEMRGHSIEFRINGEDAGSGFMPQPGPVRIFRAPTGPGIRIDSGVVAGDVIGGNFDSMLAKLIVTGRDRAEALERSRRALAEFEVEGLPTVLPFHRRIVDHPAFAPADGATFSIYTSWIETEFENDIPAWGGEPGELGGPEPRRTVVVEADGKRIAVSMPKQLFSDTKDAKGPAPRRTRAALAGGAGSGSIVSPMQATVVKAAVAAGDRVVAGDLLVVLEAMKMEQPLSSPIDGVISAIDAPVGKTVPSGHLLVAITPDAA; encoded by the coding sequence ATGCCCCGCATCACCAAGGTCCTCATCGCCAACCGCGGCGAGATCGCCGTCCGCATCATCCGCGCCGCGCGCGACGCGGGCATCGGCTCGGTCGCGGTCTACGCCGAGCCCGACCGCGACGCGCAGCACGTGCACCTCGCCGACGAGGCCTACTCGCTGACGGGTTCGACGAGCGCCGAGAGCTACCTGGTGATCGACAAGATCCTCTCGGTCGCGCGCCGCTCCGGCGCGGACGCCGTGCACCCCGGCTACGGCTTCCTGGCGGAGAACGCCGACTTCGCCCGCGCGTGCATCGACGCGGGCCTCATCTGGATCGGCCCGAGCCCGACCGCGATCGAGCAGCTGGGCGACAAGGTCTCGGCGCGCCGCATCGCGGAGTCGGTCGGCGCCCCGCTTGCGCCGGGCACGATCAACCCGGTCTCGGGCGCCGACGAGGTGCTCGAGTTCGTCGACCAGCACGGCCTGCCGGTCGCCATCAAGGCGGCCTTCGGCGGCGGCGGTCGCGGCCTGAAGGTCGCCCGCACGCGCGAGGAGGTCGCGCAGCAGTTCGACTCCGCGACCCGCGAGGCCGTGGCCGCGTTCGGCCGCGGCGAGTGCTTCGTCGAGAAGTACCTCGACAAGCCGCGGCACGTCGAGACGCAGTGCCTCGCGGACGCGCACGGCAACGTCGTCGTCGTCTCGACCCGCGACTGCTCGCTGCAGCGCCGCCACCAGAAGCTCGTCGAGGAGGCGCCCGCGCCGTTCATCTCGGCCGAGCAGGACGCGGAGCTGCGCCGCGCCTCGAAGGAGATCCTGCGCGCCGCGTCCTACGTGGGCGCCGGCACCTGCGAGTTCCTCATCGGCGCCGACGGCACGATCTCCTTCCTCGAGGTGAACACCCGCCTGCAGGTCGAGCACCCGGTCTCCGAGGAGGTCACGGGCATCGACCTCGTGCGCGAGCAGTTCCGCATCGCCGAGGGCGAGGCGCTGGGCTACGACGACCCGGAGATGCGCGGGCACTCGATCGAGTTCCGCATCAACGGCGAGGACGCCGGCAGCGGCTTCATGCCCCAGCCGGGCCCCGTGCGCATCTTCCGCGCCCCGACCGGCCCCGGCATCCGCATCGACTCGGGCGTCGTCGCGGGCGACGTGATCGGCGGCAACTTCGACTCGATGCTCGCGAAGCTCATCGTCACCGGCCGGGACCGCGCCGAGGCGCTCGAGCGCTCGCGCCGCGCGCTCGCCGAGTTCGAGGTCGAGGGGCTGCCGACCGTGCTGCCCTTCCACCGACGCATCGTCGACCACCCCGCGTTCGCGCCCGCCGACGGTGCGACCTTCTCGATCTACACCTCGTGGATCGAGACCGAGTTCGAGAACGACATCCCGGCGTGGGGCGGCGAGCCGGGCGAGCTCGGCGGGCCCGAGCCGCGGCGCACCGTCGTCGTCGAGGCCGACGGCAAGCGGATCGCGGTCTCGATGCCGAAGCAGCTCTTCTCCGACACGAAGGACGCGAAGGGCCCCGCGCCCCGTCGCACGCGCGCCGCGCTCGCCGGCGGCGCCGGGTCGGGCTCGATCGTCTCGCCGATGCAGGCGACCGTCGTGAAGGCCGCCGTCGCCGCCGGCGACCGCGTCGTGGCCGGCGACCTGCTCGTGGTGCTCGAGGCGATGAAGATGGAGCAGCCGCTCTCCTCCCCCATCGACGGCGTCATCAGCGCGATCGACGCGCCGGTCGGCAAGACGGTGCCGTCGGGCCACCTGCTCGTCGCGATCACGCCCGACGCGGCCTAG
- a CDS encoding DUF559 domain-containing protein translates to MSIDGVVRSLGGVASLEQLRSRGFGRADVLDARRAGLLIAVRRAWCAVPDADAQLVQAVRMRGQLTCISATRAMGIWTLDDGRLHVAVPGNGSRLNPRVPGAPAATADPAVTLHWRGRTRAPQLARQPLGDILLHVVECQPPALALAVLDACLHERRCSVRWLVARLQASARGRALAPLLDAGAGSGLESIARHGFRAAGLAVRTQVDVPGLGPRDFLIGDRLWVEIDGRAFHTRVQDFPRDRRIDRELQRAGGTVLRFLPEDVLHHWPRTLETVLDFVRRDRHRRR, encoded by the coding sequence ATGTCGATCGATGGCGTCGTTCGCTCGCTGGGCGGTGTCGCGTCGCTCGAGCAGCTGCGCTCCCGGGGCTTCGGGAGGGCGGATGTGCTCGACGCGCGGCGCGCAGGCCTGCTGATCGCCGTCCGAAGGGCGTGGTGCGCGGTCCCGGACGCCGACGCGCAGCTGGTCCAGGCCGTGCGGATGCGCGGCCAGCTCACCTGCATCTCGGCAACCCGGGCGATGGGGATCTGGACCCTCGACGACGGGCGGCTGCACGTCGCGGTGCCGGGCAACGGCTCTCGGCTCAACCCGCGCGTGCCGGGCGCGCCCGCGGCGACGGCCGATCCCGCGGTGACGCTGCACTGGCGGGGTCGGACGCGAGCCCCGCAGCTCGCGCGGCAGCCGCTCGGCGACATCCTGCTCCACGTGGTGGAGTGCCAACCGCCCGCCCTCGCACTCGCCGTGCTCGACGCCTGCCTGCACGAGCGCCGCTGCAGCGTCCGCTGGCTCGTGGCGCGACTGCAGGCGAGCGCGCGAGGGCGCGCGCTCGCCCCCCTACTCGACGCCGGTGCCGGGTCGGGCCTCGAGAGCATCGCCCGCCACGGGTTCCGCGCTGCGGGACTCGCGGTGCGCACCCAGGTCGACGTGCCCGGGCTCGGGCCGCGCGACTTCCTCATCGGCGATCGGCTGTGGGTCGAGATCGACGGGCGGGCGTTCCACACCCGGGTGCAGGACTTCCCGCGCGATCGTCGCATCGACCGGGAGCTGCAGCGCGCCGGCGGCACGGTGCTGCGGTTCCTCCCCGAGGACGTGCTGCACCACTGGCCGCGGACCCTCGAGACGGTGCTCGACTTCGTGCGCCGGGACCGTCATCGGCGACGCTGA
- a CDS encoding DUF6596 domain-containing protein, whose product MPPADDAFTAAWPSVVRQLAAHARSIDEGEELAAEAFARAVAHPDEIDDLVAWCTTVGRRLHLDRVRRGAVRDRALPDLARRAEERVPGETGIDDRLALLHVACDPALGFGSRLVLALRLVCGLDTARIAWHLGIDPRTASARLTRAKRGLAEAAGAFRVPDRVERRARLPTVLECVAAVHAVGQRDALQPDTPADDLGRSALTLATAASLDQPDDAEARALVAVVLLALARRPGRFDDEGVALPLDEVDRMRWDRRLALAGLERAAATAGTGGRFALEASIAALHVAAPTAAATDWATIVALHERLVALRPTPAARVAAAVARGRLALRDGGDLDEVAAALAALEHEGAEASRRDASLALADLAWQRGERAEAAARYAALADALPAPLAAFARRRAGLS is encoded by the coding sequence GTGCCGCCGGCTGACGATGCCTTCACGGCCGCATGGCCGAGCGTCGTGCGGCAGCTCGCGGCGCACGCCCGGTCGATCGACGAGGGCGAGGAGCTGGCGGCGGAGGCGTTCGCCCGCGCCGTCGCGCACCCGGACGAGATCGACGACCTCGTCGCCTGGTGCACGACGGTCGGGCGGCGCCTGCACCTCGATCGGGTGCGCCGGGGCGCCGTGCGCGACCGCGCCCTGCCCGACCTCGCGCGGCGGGCGGAGGAGCGCGTGCCCGGTGAGACGGGCATCGACGATCGGCTTGCGCTGCTGCACGTCGCGTGCGATCCGGCGCTCGGCTTCGGCAGCCGGCTCGTGCTGGCGCTGCGGCTCGTCTGCGGGCTCGACACGGCCCGGATCGCGTGGCACCTCGGCATCGACCCTCGCACGGCATCCGCTCGGCTCACGCGCGCGAAGCGCGGGCTCGCGGAGGCGGCGGGCGCGTTCCGCGTGCCCGACCGCGTGGAGCGCCGGGCCCGGCTGCCGACCGTGCTCGAGTGCGTCGCCGCCGTCCATGCCGTCGGCCAGCGGGACGCGCTGCAGCCCGACACCCCGGCGGACGACCTCGGCCGCAGCGCGCTGACGCTCGCGACCGCGGCGTCGCTCGACCAGCCGGACGACGCGGAGGCGCGGGCGCTCGTCGCGGTCGTGCTGCTCGCGCTCGCGCGCAGGCCCGGCCGCTTCGACGACGAGGGCGTCGCGCTGCCCCTCGACGAGGTCGACCGCATGCGCTGGGACCGGCGGCTCGCGCTCGCCGGGCTCGAGCGCGCGGCTGCGACGGCTGGGACGGGCGGGCGCTTCGCGCTCGAGGCGTCGATCGCCGCGCTGCACGTCGCGGCGCCGACCGCGGCTGCGACCGACTGGGCGACGATCGTCGCGCTCCACGAGCGGCTCGTCGCGCTGCGGCCCACCCCGGCGGCGCGGGTCGCGGCAGCGGTCGCGCGCGGCAGGCTCGCGCTGCGCGACGGCGGCGACCTCGACGAGGTCGCGGCGGCGCTCGCCGCACTCGAGCACGAGGGCGCCGAGGCGTCGCGGCGCGACGCGTCGCTCGCCCTCGCCGACCTCGCGTGGCAGCGCGGGGAGCGCGCCGAGGCCGCCGCGCGCTACGCGGCGCTCGCCGACGCCCTGCCGGCGCCGCTCGCGGCCTTCGCGCGCCGTCGCGCCGGGCTGTCGTAG
- a CDS encoding YciI family protein, whose protein sequence is MADQYMFMIVEPDWDSDAYGDQPGQIAVEFPEFEVFERRVEELGARIVGGNALQHRKHGGTVRPGAEGRELEDAVWTDGASIESDEVITGFYLIEADDVEIAKQLAVMVPTGGHIEWRRVFDFV, encoded by the coding sequence ATGGCCGACCAGTACATGTTCATGATCGTCGAGCCCGACTGGGACTCGGATGCCTACGGCGACCAGCCGGGGCAGATCGCGGTCGAGTTCCCCGAGTTCGAGGTGTTCGAGCGCCGGGTCGAGGAGCTCGGCGCCCGCATCGTCGGCGGCAACGCGCTGCAGCACCGCAAGCACGGCGGCACGGTGCGCCCCGGCGCGGAGGGCCGCGAGCTCGAGGACGCGGTGTGGACCGACGGCGCGAGCATCGAGAGCGATGAGGTCATCACGGGCTTCTACCTGATCGAGGCCGACGACGTCGAGATCGCGAAGCAGCTCGCCGTCATGGTGCCGACCGGCGGCCACATCGAGTGGCGGAGGGTCTTCGACTTCGTCTGA
- a CDS encoding NAD(P)H-quinone dehydrogenase: MERVSAFERKQRVVIIGGGPGGYEAALAGALLGAEVTLIERTGVGGSAILTDVVPSKSLIATAESAAAIRDASQLGVQFSVRGASGRPQKPEVSVNLRAVNRRLLSLAAKQSLDMKADLEKAGVTIVQGEGRLDGPGRVVVSTGKQGADFDEFEADTIVVSVGSRPRQLPSAMPDGERIFTWTQLYGLEEVPEHLIVVGSGVTGAEFASAYSLIGAEVTLISSRDQVLPGEDTDAAGVIEDVFTRQGMHVLSKSRAEKVERTETGVVVTLTDGRTVEGSHCLMAVGSIPNTAGIGLEEAGIELADSGNILVNRVARTNLPNVYAVGDCADALPLASVASMQGRTAMFHALGDAVDPISMRTVASNIFTQPEIATVGWSQREIEEGIAQGEVYRIDLATNARAKMMGVEDGFVKLFARTGSGTVIGGVIVAPKASELIFPVTMALEHRLTVDQLARVFPVFPSLTGSISDAARAMHRVEP, from the coding sequence ATGGAGCGCGTGAGTGCATTCGAGCGCAAGCAGCGCGTGGTGATCATCGGCGGCGGACCCGGCGGCTATGAGGCGGCGCTCGCGGGCGCCCTCCTCGGTGCCGAGGTGACGCTCATCGAGCGGACGGGCGTCGGCGGCAGCGCGATCCTGACCGACGTCGTGCCGTCGAAGTCGCTCATCGCGACCGCGGAGTCGGCGGCCGCGATCCGCGACGCGAGCCAGCTGGGCGTGCAGTTCTCGGTGCGCGGCGCCTCCGGTCGGCCGCAGAAGCCCGAGGTCTCGGTCAACCTGCGCGCCGTCAACCGGCGTCTGCTGTCGCTCGCGGCGAAGCAGTCGCTCGACATGAAGGCCGACCTCGAGAAGGCCGGCGTCACGATCGTGCAGGGCGAGGGCCGGCTCGACGGCCCCGGCCGGGTCGTCGTGTCGACCGGCAAGCAGGGCGCCGACTTCGACGAGTTCGAGGCCGACACGATCGTCGTGTCGGTCGGCTCGCGGCCCCGGCAGCTGCCGAGCGCGATGCCCGACGGCGAGCGCATCTTCACCTGGACCCAGCTCTACGGGCTCGAGGAGGTGCCGGAGCACCTCATCGTCGTCGGCTCCGGCGTCACCGGCGCCGAGTTCGCGAGCGCCTACAGCCTCATCGGCGCCGAGGTCACCCTGATCTCGAGCCGCGACCAGGTGCTGCCCGGTGAGGACACCGACGCGGCGGGCGTCATCGAGGACGTCTTCACGCGGCAGGGCATGCACGTGCTCTCGAAGTCGCGGGCCGAGAAGGTCGAGCGCACCGAGACGGGCGTCGTCGTGACGCTCACCGACGGCCGCACCGTCGAGGGCTCCCACTGCCTCATGGCGGTCGGCTCCATCCCGAACACCGCGGGCATCGGGCTCGAGGAGGCGGGCATCGAGCTCGCCGACTCCGGCAACATCCTCGTGAACCGCGTCGCGCGCACGAACCTGCCCAACGTCTACGCGGTCGGCGACTGCGCCGACGCGCTGCCGCTCGCCTCCGTCGCCTCGATGCAGGGGCGCACGGCGATGTTCCACGCGCTCGGCGACGCCGTCGACCCGATCTCGATGCGCACGGTCGCGTCGAACATCTTCACGCAGCCCGAGATCGCCACGGTCGGCTGGTCGCAGCGCGAGATCGAGGAGGGGATCGCGCAGGGCGAGGTGTACCGCATCGACCTCGCGACGAACGCGCGCGCCAAGATGATGGGCGTCGAGGACGGCTTCGTGAAGCTCTTCGCCCGCACCGGCTCCGGCACGGTGATCGGCGGCGTCATCGTGGCGCCGAAGGCCTCTGAGCTCATCTTCCCGGTCACGATGGCGCTCGAGCACCGGCTCACGGTCGACCAGCTGGCGCGCGTCTTCCCCGTCTTCCCGTCGCTCACCGGCTCGATCTCCGACGCCGCGAGGGCGATGCACCGCGTCGAGCCCTGA
- a CDS encoding YaeQ family protein codes for MAIGATIHTFEIQLSDVDRGVYEQLSLKVAQHPSETLPFMVTRVLALCLEHEDGIAFGDGISGGDEPAVVARDLTGSLTAWIEVGAPEAERVHRGSMAADRTVVYTHRDPERVAGRWSGKRIHRPEDVRLVSFDPGFIDAVADAVARRTTMSVSVTEGTLYVEVNGTTLSTAVHERRAG; via the coding sequence ATGGCCATCGGCGCGACCATCCACACCTTCGAGATCCAGCTGTCCGACGTCGACCGCGGCGTCTACGAGCAGCTGTCGCTCAAGGTCGCGCAGCACCCGTCGGAGACGCTCCCGTTCATGGTCACCCGCGTGCTCGCCCTCTGCCTCGAGCACGAGGACGGCATCGCCTTCGGCGACGGCATCTCGGGCGGCGACGAGCCCGCGGTGGTGGCGCGCGACCTGACCGGCTCGCTCACCGCCTGGATCGAGGTCGGCGCACCCGAGGCGGAGCGCGTCCACCGCGGCAGCATGGCCGCCGATCGCACCGTGGTGTACACGCACCGCGACCCCGAGCGCGTCGCGGGGCGGTGGTCGGGCAAGCGCATCCACCGCCCGGAGGACGTGCGGCTCGTCTCGTTCGATCCCGGCTTCATCGATGCGGTGGCCGACGCGGTGGCCCGGCGGACGACGATGTCGGTCTCCGTGACGGAGGGCACCCTCTACGTCGAGGTGAACGGCACGACGCTCTCCACCGCCGTGCACGAGCGCCGCGCGGGCTGA
- a CDS encoding glycosyltransferase: protein MSVVQHPVHQPPTVQGPGPVAPPPARADAATEPLPWWLPVVPLALVLTGMLVLAGLGVVEAAPTGTATWWLQVLLGHVPFLVILAYLAAGLAERIGYLRHGRAAARPGRLPMRLPKVAVQLPMFEEPAVASRAIEAAAALRWPADRLVIQVLDDSVDPVTRRVVDRAAARARDRGVDCRVLRRADRAGYKAGALEAARRQTDAELLVILDADFVPAPGFLLEAVAHLHDEQGRPLPDLALVQARWGHLNADDSWLTRAQSLWVDDHHIVQKSFRSARWRFVNFTGTAGVWRADAIESAGGWRAASLVEDCELSFRHLFLGWRTTAVKEIVVPSELPATVTAYKAQQKRWTSGWVQLQRLHLGTLLGSLRERPARRLQLAYHMTIAWQWPLWALWVCTLPFLISTGLWAGALGAGAGIAAYLAPTLAWLLLSTALASVEGMRLDDPRPTARGLLRRLARVVPYVVLNAGMLPHQLMAFVEGLHGPMHTEFERTPKAGAGVATQRVRIHWPAVLAEVGFVVLQLGWAVVLLAAGLTWCALGAALLALAVAWLGWFYGDDAGRRALVLGR from the coding sequence ATGTCCGTCGTCCAGCACCCCGTCCACCAGCCGCCGACCGTCCAGGGGCCCGGCCCCGTCGCGCCGCCGCCCGCGCGTGCGGATGCCGCCACCGAGCCGCTCCCCTGGTGGCTGCCGGTCGTGCCGCTCGCCCTCGTGCTCACCGGCATGCTCGTGCTCGCCGGCCTCGGCGTGGTCGAGGCCGCCCCCACCGGCACCGCCACGTGGTGGCTGCAGGTGCTGCTCGGCCACGTGCCCTTCCTCGTGATCCTCGCCTACCTCGCCGCGGGGCTCGCGGAGCGCATCGGCTACCTGCGGCACGGGCGCGCGGCGGCCCGGCCCGGCCGGCTGCCGATGCGACTGCCCAAGGTCGCCGTGCAGCTGCCCATGTTCGAGGAGCCGGCGGTGGCGAGCCGCGCGATCGAGGCCGCGGCCGCGCTGCGGTGGCCCGCCGACCGCCTCGTCATCCAGGTGCTCGACGACTCGGTCGACCCGGTGACGCGGCGGGTCGTCGACCGGGCTGCCGCGCGGGCGCGCGACCGGGGCGTCGACTGCCGGGTGCTGCGCCGCGCTGACCGCGCCGGCTACAAGGCGGGCGCGCTCGAGGCCGCCCGCCGGCAGACCGACGCCGAGCTGCTCGTCATCCTCGACGCCGACTTCGTGCCGGCGCCGGGCTTCCTGCTCGAGGCCGTCGCCCACTTGCACGACGAGCAGGGACGACCGCTGCCCGACCTGGCGCTCGTGCAGGCGCGCTGGGGCCACCTGAACGCGGACGACTCCTGGCTGACCCGGGCCCAGTCGCTCTGGGTCGACGACCACCACATCGTGCAGAAGTCGTTCCGCAGCGCCCGCTGGCGATTCGTGAACTTCACGGGCACGGCCGGCGTCTGGCGGGCGGATGCGATCGAGTCGGCGGGCGGCTGGCGGGCGGCGAGCCTCGTGGAGGACTGCGAGCTGAGCTTCCGGCACCTCTTCCTCGGCTGGCGCACGACGGCGGTGAAGGAGATCGTGGTGCCGAGCGAGCTGCCCGCCACCGTGACCGCCTACAAGGCGCAGCAGAAGCGCTGGACCTCCGGCTGGGTGCAGCTGCAGCGGCTGCACCTCGGCACCCTGCTCGGATCGCTCCGCGAGCGCCCCGCCCGCCGGCTGCAGCTGGCGTACCACATGACGATCGCGTGGCAGTGGCCGCTGTGGGCGCTGTGGGTGTGCACGCTGCCGTTCCTCATCTCCACCGGCCTGTGGGCGGGCGCGCTCGGCGCCGGCGCGGGCATCGCCGCGTACCTCGCGCCGACCCTCGCCTGGCTGCTGCTGTCGACCGCGCTCGCGAGCGTCGAGGGGATGCGCCTCGACGACCCGCGACCGACGGCGCGCGGCCTCCTGCGACGGCTCGCGCGCGTGGTGCCGTACGTCGTGCTGAACGCGGGCATGCTGCCGCACCAGCTCATGGCCTTCGTCGAGGGCCTGCACGGCCCGATGCACACCGAGTTCGAGCGCACGCCGAAGGCCGGCGCCGGAGTCGCGACCCAGCGGGTGCGCATCCACTGGCCCGCCGTGCTCGCCGAGGTGGGCTTCGTGGTGCTCCAGCTCGGGTGGGCGGTGGTGCTGCTCGCGGCCGGGCTCACGTGGTGCGCGCTCGGCGCGGCGCTGCTCGCGCTGGCGGTCGCGTGGCTCGGATGGTTCTACGGCGACGACGCCGGGCGGCGTGCCCTGGTGCTCGGCCGGTGA
- a CDS encoding purine-nucleoside phosphorylase has product MKHEHDTHPLDGGADPRAVARQAADDIRRITGVESHDIALTLGSGWAKAADLIGETTHTIPATDVTGFSKPALEGHVGTLRSILLDDGRRALVIGARTHYYEGHGVRRVVHSVRTAAAAGASVMVLTNGAGGIKPHWTPGQPVLISDHINLTADSPLEGATFVDLTDLYAPRLRDIARSVDGSLDEGVYVQFRGPHYETPAEVQMAKAIGGHICGMSTALEAIAAREAGMEVLGLSLITNLAAGIQTTPLSHAEVIEAGREAEGRLGRLLADVVAAIGQQA; this is encoded by the coding sequence ATGAAGCACGAGCACGACACCCACCCGCTCGACGGCGGCGCCGACCCGCGCGCCGTCGCCCGGCAGGCCGCCGACGACATCCGCCGCATCACCGGCGTCGAGTCGCACGACATCGCCCTCACGCTGGGCTCGGGCTGGGCGAAGGCGGCCGACCTCATCGGCGAGACGACGCACACCATCCCGGCGACCGACGTCACCGGCTTCTCGAAGCCCGCGCTCGAGGGGCACGTGGGCACGCTGCGCTCGATCCTGCTCGACGACGGCCGCCGCGCCCTCGTCATCGGCGCGCGCACCCACTACTACGAGGGGCACGGCGTGCGCCGGGTCGTGCACTCCGTGCGCACCGCGGCCGCGGCGGGCGCATCCGTCATGGTGCTGACGAACGGCGCCGGCGGCATCAAGCCGCACTGGACCCCCGGCCAGCCCGTGCTCATCAGCGACCACATCAACCTCACCGCCGACTCCCCGCTCGAGGGCGCCACCTTCGTCGACCTCACCGACCTGTACGCGCCGCGCCTGCGAGACATCGCCCGATCGGTCGACGGCTCGCTCGACGAGGGCGTCTACGTGCAGTTCCGCGGGCCGCACTACGAGACCCCCGCCGAGGTGCAGATGGCGAAGGCGATCGGCGGCCACATCTGCGGCATGTCGACCGCGCTCGAGGCCATCGCGGCGCGCGAGGCCGGCATGGAGGTGCTCGGGCTCAGCCTCATCACCAACCTCGCTGCGGGCATCCAGACGACCCCCCTCTCGCACGCGGAGGTCATCGAGGCTGGCCGGGAGGCGGAGGGACGCCTCGGTCGCCTGCTCGCCGACGTCGTCGCCGCGATCGGCCAGCAGGCATGA
- a CDS encoding phospho-sugar mutase: MTAPDVLDAARAWAAGDPDPETRAELEAAIAAAEAGDELAVAAVTDAFRGRLQFGTAGLRGAIGAGPNRMNRVVVQQASAGLAAFLVGREPHPSIVIGWDGRRGSEEFARDAAEVFAGAGVRAILLPRLLPTPVTAFAVRHLGASAGVMVTASHNPPADNGYKVYLGGADEGSQIVPPVDGEIAERIVEAAAVPVADYPRGEPEVAGEGVWEAYVAATAAIGLPTDQDAGSALTVVYTPLHGVGLETVEAVLAEAGFPPVIVVPEQAEPDGAFPTVAFPNPEEPGALDLAMALATERGADLILANDPDADRLAVAVPDAAAPSGWRMLTGNEVGLLLGWDAARAARGRGVLAASIVSSPGLGTIAEAHGLRFVQTLTGFKWVSRVPDLTFGFEEALGYLVNPGTVRDKDGVSALVRVLTLAVELHERGSSLTEELLALAGEFGAFESGQVSVRVTDLARIPATMAALRATPPAELAGSAVLAADDLSLPEHGEIGDILRFTLDDGSRVMVRPSGTEPKVKVYIDAMSAEGAPAQRVRAARARVAAIADAVRPLLEA; the protein is encoded by the coding sequence ATGACCGCGCCCGACGTGCTCGACGCCGCGCGCGCCTGGGCCGCCGGCGATCCGGACCCCGAGACGCGCGCCGAGCTCGAGGCCGCCATCGCCGCCGCCGAGGCCGGCGACGAGCTCGCCGTCGCCGCGGTGACGGATGCGTTCCGCGGCCGCCTGCAGTTCGGCACCGCCGGGCTGCGCGGCGCGATCGGCGCCGGCCCCAACCGCATGAACCGGGTCGTGGTGCAGCAGGCGTCCGCCGGGCTCGCCGCCTTCCTCGTCGGGCGCGAGCCGCATCCGTCGATCGTGATCGGCTGGGACGGGCGCCGCGGCTCCGAGGAGTTCGCGCGCGACGCGGCCGAGGTGTTCGCCGGCGCCGGCGTGCGGGCGATCCTGCTGCCGCGCCTGCTGCCGACGCCGGTCACCGCGTTCGCGGTGCGCCACCTGGGCGCGAGCGCTGGCGTGATGGTGACCGCGAGCCACAACCCGCCCGCCGACAACGGCTACAAGGTCTACCTCGGCGGCGCCGACGAGGGCAGCCAGATCGTCCCGCCCGTCGACGGCGAGATCGCCGAGCGGATCGTCGAGGCGGCGGCCGTGCCGGTCGCCGACTACCCGCGCGGCGAGCCGGAGGTCGCGGGCGAAGGTGTCTGGGAGGCGTACGTCGCCGCCACGGCCGCGATCGGCCTGCCGACCGACCAGGACGCCGGATCCGCGCTCACCGTGGTCTACACGCCGCTGCACGGCGTCGGCCTCGAGACCGTCGAGGCGGTGCTCGCCGAGGCCGGCTTCCCGCCCGTCATCGTCGTGCCGGAGCAGGCGGAGCCCGACGGCGCGTTCCCGACCGTGGCGTTCCCGAACCCCGAGGAGCCCGGCGCGCTCGACCTCGCCATGGCGCTCGCGACCGAGCGCGGCGCCGACCTGATCCTCGCGAACGACCCCGACGCCGACCGGCTCGCGGTCGCCGTGCCCGACGCCGCCGCCCCCTCGGGCTGGCGGATGCTCACGGGCAACGAGGTGGGCCTGCTGCTCGGCTGGGACGCGGCCCGCGCGGCCCGCGGGCGCGGCGTGCTCGCCGCATCCATCGTCTCCTCCCCCGGCCTCGGCACGATCGCCGAGGCGCACGGCCTGCGCTTCGTGCAGACGCTCACGGGCTTCAAGTGGGTCTCGCGCGTGCCCGACCTCACCTTCGGGTTCGAGGAGGCGCTCGGCTACCTCGTGAACCCGGGCACCGTGCGCGACAAGGACGGCGTCTCGGCGCTCGTGCGGGTGCTCACGCTCGCCGTCGAGCTGCACGAGCGCGGCTCGTCGCTCACCGAGGAGCTGCTCGCGCTGGCCGGCGAGTTCGGCGCGTTCGAGTCGGGTCAGGTGAGCGTGCGCGTGACGGATCTCGCGCGCATCCCGGCGACCATGGCCGCGCTGCGGGCGACGCCGCCGGCCGAGCTCGCGGGATCCGCGGTGCTCGCCGCCGACGACCTGTCGCTGCCCGAGCACGGCGAGATCGGCGACATCCTGCGCTTCACCCTCGACGACGGCTCGCGCGTGATGGTGCGGCCGAGCGGCACCGAGCCCAAGGTCAAGGTCTACATCGACGCGATGTCGGCCGAGGGCGCACCGGCCCAGCGCGTGCGCGCGGCGCGCGCCCGCGTCGCGGCGATCGCCGACGCGGTCCGCCCCCTGCTCGAGGCCTGA